A genomic stretch from Neospora caninum Liverpool complete genome, chromosome III includes:
- a CDS encoding putative pyruvate kinase: MPTLPMMRLIERLFLAGVDVFRLNMSHGLLSEKHQQLLHVRHLEKVYRHPVAVLADLPGPKFRLGIFKNDEALLETGNSFILDSSSSPGDASRVHLPHPEILSVLRPDDIVLMDDGKIKLKVTEVFHHADATERQTSPRLSLSASLASPASPSEAVMAPAVRCKVLVGGHISSKKGVNAPSARLPISALSTRDREIARTVASWGVDWIALSFVQSADDVHELRRELREAAKAVDSEREQRDAEAGGSAGRIRPDISVMVKIEKPVALENFAEIVAAADGIMVARGDLGVELPNIAWLPRVQKRLVHLCRKAGKPVVVATQMLESMMRAPLPTRAEVSDVANAVYDGADAVMLSGETAAGDSPARVACMQRLGIEGVENDPNFWELEDQRRSSQLRAAERRASASGPSLRAALDREGREQGVERESERQGEKRDRTEEILSRFLPGRDDHRPATEADRQGRSTGDTNQATSKTGNRTDDSAAWVALAAAEVARHSGAKAIAVFVENEELIRSLYVRSAALSQIEQIRFVRTPSLVPI; the protein is encoded by the exons ATGCCCACGCTCCCAATGATGCGTTTG ATCGAACGTCTTTTCCTTGCGGGCGTCGATGTCTTTCGACTGAATATGTCGCATGGCCTTCTGTCCGAGAAGcaccagcagctgctgcacgTCAGGCACCTGGAGaaggtgtacagacaccctgTCGCTGTTCTGGCGGACCTCCCCGGCCCCAAGTTCCGTCTTGGAATTTTTAAGAACGACGAGGCGCTTCTCGAGACTGGGAACTCCTTTATTCTCGACTCCTCCTCGAGCCCTGGAGACGCATCGCGTGTGCACCTTCCCCACCCCGAAatcctctccgttcttcgtccGGATGATATCGTTTTGATGGACGACGGAAAAATAAAGCTGAAGGTTACAGAGGTCTTCCACCACGCCGacgccacagagagacagacgagccCACGCCtcagtctctctgcctcgctcgcgtctcctgcttctccgtctgaGGCGGTCATGGCGCCGGCTGTGCGATGCAAAGTCCTCGTGGGAGGCCACATTTCGAGCAAAAAGGGGGTGAACGCGCCCTCAGCGCGGTTACCTATTTCGGCGCTTTCGACGCGGGACCGAGAGATTGCCCGAACAGTCGCCAGCTGGGGTGTGGACTGGATCGCCTTGTCCTTTGTCCAGTCAGCCGACGACGTCCACGAACTGCGCAGGGAACTCCGAGAGGCTGCCAAAGCCGTAGACAGCGAGCGCGAGCAACGCGACGCGGAAGCGGGAGGGAGCGCCGGCAGAATTCGACCGGATATCTCCGTCATGGTGAAGATCGAGAAGCCTGTCGCGCTAGAGAACTTTGCAGAAATCGTCGCCGCTGCGGATGGAATCATGGTTGCGCGCGGCGACTTGGGAGTCGAGTTGCCGAACATTGCGTGGTTGCCCAGAGTGCAGAAACGGCTGGTTCACCTGTGCAGAAAAGCCGGAAAACCTGTCGTCGTGGCGACGCAGATGCTTGAGTCAATGATGCGCGCACCGTTGCCCACGCGCGCGGAAGTCTCGGATGTCGCAAATGCAGTGTATGACGGAGCCGACGCCGTCATGCTGAGCGGTGAGACGGCGGCAGGCGATTCGCCCGCCCGCGtggcgtgcatgcaacgcTTGGGAATCGAGGGGGTCGAGAACGATCCGAATTTCTGGGAATTGGAGGACCAAAGAAGAAGTTCACAGCTACGAGCGGCTGAGCGCCGCGCCTCGGCCAGCGGCCCATCTCTTCGTGCAGCTCTTGACcgtgaagggagagaacagggagtGGAAAGAGAATCAGAGCgacaaggagaaaagcgagaccgGACGGAAGAGATCTTGTCTCGGTTCCTACCGGGACGGGACGACCATCGTCCAGCGACGGAAGCAGATCGACAGGGGCGTAGCACTGGCGACACAAACCAGGCGACGTCGAAAACGGGAAACCGGACGGATGACAGTGCAGCGTGGGTGGCGCTCGCTGCAGCAGAGGTCGCCAGGCACAGTGGGGCCAAAGCAATTGCAGTGTTTGTAGAAAATGAAGAGTTAATACGGAG TCTCTACGTCAGAAGTGCTGCGCTCAGCCAAATCGAACAGATTCGATTTGTCCGAACGCCTTCCCTGGTCCCCATTTGA